Proteins from a genomic interval of Clostridium scatologenes:
- a CDS encoding esterase/lipase family protein: MSKRFLSKIILCLFFTSILLFAPYKVLAANSSSLAPSKDISLNNNYPIIMVHGLFGWGNDELNGKNYWGGSESLRQKLIDKGYQVYTPTIGPVSSNWDRACELYAYIKGGTVDYGEAHSKKFGHSRYGRTYPGIYPSWGNISNSKDIQKIHLIGHSMGGQTIRTLAELLKNGSTEERTITSKKNLSPLFLGNKSWVDSITTIATPHDGSQEAHLKYGLEPLVHQFVAMLAVENNAITIDNLNLDFQLDQWGLKRNSGESYRNYFDRIIKSNIWKKTNDLSVWDLTPEGARELNTWVKAQDDIYYFSLVCEDTHEDGITHHQIPDKNMHPILIPSSIFMGCYTNNKQGDVAIDKTWWKNDGIVSVISAICPRAGSTDKMVYYNNSAHVQKGVWNYIKSIKSVDHLKVVQMTENRPALEQEFFDLAQILNNLPI; this comes from the coding sequence ATGTCAAAACGCTTTCTGTCAAAAATTATTCTATGCTTATTTTTTACTTCTATTCTCTTATTTGCACCATATAAAGTACTAGCAGCAAATAGCTCTTCTTTAGCTCCATCAAAAGACATATCTTTAAACAATAATTATCCTATAATCATGGTTCATGGACTTTTTGGTTGGGGAAATGATGAACTTAATGGCAAAAATTATTGGGGTGGATCTGAAAGTTTACGACAAAAATTAATTGATAAAGGCTATCAAGTTTATACACCTACAATTGGTCCTGTATCAAGTAACTGGGATAGAGCATGCGAACTATATGCTTATATAAAAGGAGGTACTGTAGATTATGGTGAAGCCCATTCAAAAAAATTTGGACATAGTAGATATGGAAGAACTTATCCTGGAATATACCCTAGTTGGGGTAACATTTCTAATTCAAAAGATATCCAAAAAATTCATTTGATTGGACATAGTATGGGTGGGCAAACCATAAGAACATTAGCTGAACTTTTGAAAAATGGTAGCACTGAAGAACGCACTATTACAAGCAAAAAAAATTTAAGTCCATTATTCTTAGGAAATAAATCATGGGTTGACAGTATTACAACTATTGCAACTCCACATGACGGAAGTCAAGAAGCTCATTTAAAATATGGTTTAGAACCACTTGTACATCAATTTGTTGCTATGTTAGCTGTAGAAAATAATGCAATTACTATTGATAACTTGAATTTAGATTTTCAACTAGATCAATGGGGACTTAAAAGAAATTCTGGTGAATCTTATAGAAATTATTTTGATAGAATAATTAAGAGTAATATATGGAAAAAGACCAACGATTTAAGTGTATGGGATTTAACTCCAGAGGGAGCTCGTGAATTAAATACATGGGTAAAAGCACAAGATGATATTTATTATTTCTCATTAGTTTGTGAAGACACCCACGAAGATGGAATAACTCATCACCAAATTCCTGATAAAAATATGCATCCTATTCTCATACCAAGTTCAATTTTTATGGGATGTTATACAAATAATAAACAAGGTGATGTAGCTATAGATAAGACCTGGTGGAAAAACGATGGTATAGTAAGTGTTATATCTGCAATTTGTCCTAGAGCAGGTTCAACAGACAAAATGGTTTATTATAATAATAGTGCTCATGTTCAAAAAGGAGTTTGGAATTATATTAAATCAATAAAATCTGTAGATCACCTTAAAGTAGTTCAAATGACAGAAAACCGCCCAGCACTTGAACAAGAATTTTTTGATTTAGCACAAATATTAAATAATCTTCCTATATAA
- a CDS encoding PTS fructose transporter subunit IIABC, with product MKITELLKKDTIILDLNSNTKSEVINELVNKLNQAGKLNDKVEYKKAILAREEQFSTGIGDGIAIPHAKTSAVKVPALCFGRSKQGIDYESLDESYAHIFFMIAASEGAHNDHLDTLSRLSSLLMNEDFRKKLMEASSEDEILTLIDNQEKEYLKEQEPKKEESYIKSKGFILAVTACPTGIAHTYMAADSLKNKAKEMGVDIKVETNGSTGVKNRLTEDEIERADAIIVAADKQVEMARFEGKKVIQVPVVQGIKKPEELINRGLNGDDPVYHHSGSSEGSSSKNERTGFYKHLMNGVSNMLPFVVGGGILIAISFMFGIKAFDPKDPTFSPIAKLLMDIGGGAGAFSLMIPVLAGFIGMSIADRPGFAPAMVGGLLANTSGAGFLGGLIAGFLGGYVVVLLKKVFAGLPQSLEGIKPVLLYPLFGIFITGAIMLLVIASPVKAINTGLTVWLGSMGTTNKVILGLVLGGMMAVDMGGPINKAAYTFGLAMISANNFYPHAAIMAGGMVPPLGIAIATTIFRNKFTEQERDAGKTCYVMGLSFITEGAIPFAASDPVRVLPAAIIGSAVAGALSMMFNIGLPAPHGGIFVIAIVKGSPLLYALAILIGSAITAVLLGILKKPVKER from the coding sequence ATGAAAATAACAGAGTTATTGAAAAAAGATACCATAATTTTAGATTTAAATTCTAATACAAAATCTGAAGTAATCAATGAATTAGTAAATAAGTTAAATCAAGCAGGAAAGTTAAATGATAAAGTAGAATACAAAAAAGCAATATTAGCAAGAGAAGAACAATTTTCTACGGGAATAGGTGACGGTATAGCAATCCCTCATGCTAAGACTTCAGCTGTTAAAGTTCCAGCATTATGTTTTGGAAGATCAAAACAAGGTATAGACTATGAATCTTTGGACGAAAGTTATGCACATATATTCTTTATGATAGCAGCTAGTGAAGGAGCACATAATGATCATTTAGATACTTTATCTAGATTATCAAGTTTGCTTATGAATGAAGACTTTAGAAAAAAACTTATGGAAGCAAGTTCAGAAGATGAAATTTTAACTTTAATTGATAATCAAGAAAAAGAATATTTAAAAGAACAAGAACCAAAAAAAGAAGAAAGTTATATAAAATCAAAGGGATTTATATTGGCGGTAACAGCTTGTCCGACAGGTATAGCTCATACTTACATGGCAGCAGATTCCTTAAAGAATAAAGCAAAAGAAATGGGTGTTGACATTAAAGTAGAAACCAATGGTTCTACAGGTGTGAAGAATAGATTAACAGAAGATGAAATTGAAAGAGCAGATGCTATAATAGTTGCTGCAGATAAGCAAGTAGAAATGGCTAGATTTGAAGGCAAGAAGGTAATTCAAGTTCCTGTAGTACAGGGAATAAAGAAACCAGAAGAGCTTATAAACAGAGGACTAAATGGAGATGATCCAGTATATCATCATAGTGGAAGTAGTGAAGGTTCTTCTTCTAAAAATGAAAGAACAGGCTTTTACAAACATCTTATGAATGGTGTTTCAAACATGCTGCCTTTTGTTGTAGGTGGTGGTATATTAATTGCTATATCCTTTATGTTTGGAATTAAGGCTTTTGACCCAAAGGATCCAACATTCAGCCCAATAGCAAAATTGTTAATGGACATTGGTGGAGGTGCAGGAGCATTCTCACTAATGATACCTGTACTTGCCGGATTCATAGGTATGAGTATAGCTGATAGGCCAGGATTTGCTCCAGCAATGGTTGGTGGTTTACTTGCCAATACTTCTGGTGCTGGATTCCTAGGTGGATTGATTGCAGGTTTCCTTGGAGGTTATGTAGTAGTATTACTTAAAAAAGTATTTGCTGGACTTCCACAATCTTTAGAAGGTATAAAACCAGTACTTTTATATCCTTTATTTGGAATATTCATTACTGGTGCAATAATGTTACTAGTTATAGCAAGCCCTGTTAAGGCAATTAATACAGGACTTACGGTATGGTTAGGTTCTATGGGTACGACTAATAAAGTTATTCTTGGTTTAGTTTTAGGTGGAATGATGGCTGTTGACATGGGTGGTCCAATAAATAAAGCAGCATATACATTTGGATTGGCAATGATAAGTGCAAATAATTTTTATCCACATGCTGCTATTATGGCAGGTGGTATGGTTCCACCACTCGGAATTGCTATTGCAACTACTATATTTAGAAATAAATTTACAGAACAAGAAAGAGATGCAGGTAAAACTTGTTATGTAATGGGATTAAGTTTTATAACAGAAGGTGCAATACCTTTTGCAGCATCTGATCCAGTTAGAGTATTACCTGCAGCTATTATAGGTTCAGCAGTTGCTGGTGCTCTTAGTATGATGTTCAATATAGGACTGCCAGCTCCACATGGTGGAATATTTGTAATTGCTATAGTTAAAGGAAGTCCTTTATTATATGCTTTAGCAATATTAATTGGATCGGCAATAACAGCAGTATTACTTGGAATTTTGAAAAAACCGGTTAAAGAAAGATAA
- the pfkB gene encoding 1-phosphofructokinase — translation MICTVTFNPSIDYVIKVDDFKTAAVNRVISENKYPGGKGINVSRVLNNFGIKNKALGFIGGFTGDFIKNSLQNEGVYTDFIEVDGDTRINVKLKSKEETEINGAGPIIKQEDLNKLFGKIEALNSDDYLVLAGNVQKSLPANIYSLIQEKCLGKKVKVVVDTTGEALTSTLKYKPFLIKPNNHELGEIFGVEIETREEIIKYAQKLRDMGAENIIISMASKGALLLCEEGVYQASAPKGTVKNSVGAGDSMIAGFLASYSQNLNLVEALKYGAASGSATAFSMDLCKKQEVEILLKKIIITKI, via the coding sequence ATGATATGTACAGTAACTTTTAATCCATCTATAGACTATGTCATTAAAGTGGATGATTTTAAAACAGCAGCAGTGAATAGAGTGATTAGTGAAAATAAATATCCTGGAGGAAAAGGTATAAATGTATCGAGAGTTTTAAATAATTTTGGTATAAAAAATAAAGCTTTAGGCTTTATAGGAGGTTTCACAGGGGACTTTATAAAAAATTCATTACAAAATGAAGGTGTTTATACTGATTTTATAGAGGTTGATGGAGACACAAGAATAAATGTAAAACTTAAATCCAAAGAAGAAACAGAGATAAATGGAGCTGGACCTATTATAAAACAAGAAGATTTAAATAAGTTATTTGGAAAAATAGAAGCTTTAAATTCTGATGATTATTTAGTGCTTGCAGGCAATGTGCAAAAGTCATTACCGGCTAATATATATTCATTAATTCAAGAAAAATGTTTAGGAAAAAAAGTTAAAGTAGTAGTGGATACTACTGGAGAAGCTTTAACTTCAACATTAAAATATAAACCATTTTTAATAAAACCAAATAATCATGAATTGGGTGAAATATTTGGAGTAGAAATTGAAACCAGAGAAGAAATTATAAAGTATGCGCAAAAGCTTAGAGATATGGGAGCAGAAAACATAATTATATCTATGGCATCAAAGGGAGCATTACTTTTATGTGAAGAAGGTGTATATCAAGCATCAGCACCTAAAGGTACTGTAAAAAATTCGGTAGGTGCAGGAGATTCAATGATAGCAGGTTTCTTGGCAAGTTATTCACAAAACTTGAATTTAGTTGAAGCTCTAAAATATGGAGCAGCATCAGGAAGTGCCACAGCATTTTCTATGGATTTATGCAAAAAGCAAGAAGTAGAAATTTTGCTAAAGAAAATAATTATAACAAAAATATGA
- a CDS encoding fumarylacetoacetate hydrolase family protein, producing the protein MKFITYDFKEKESIGIVRGDKIVPIEDIATYMSLENPKNMVELIEQYSEDMLDKVENIVKNKEDFKLLPLDNVKIKAPIPYPKRNVLCLGKNYVEHAREIKITRIAGTGIPEEPIYFTKMVAPAIGNEDEIKFSYEVTKQVDYEVELAIIIGKDGINIKKEDAEEHIFGYTIVNDVSARDLQGKHKQWFKGKSLDTFCPMGPYIVHKKDIPFPVELNIKCSINGELRQNSNTKNLIFDIPYIISDLSKGMTLKSGDIICTGTPSGVGLGFEPIKVLKNGDTIECSIEKIGKLVNKVKVI; encoded by the coding sequence ATGAAATTTATAACATATGATTTTAAAGAAAAAGAGAGTATAGGAATTGTAAGAGGGGATAAGATAGTTCCGATAGAAGATATTGCAACATATATGTCATTGGAAAATCCCAAAAACATGGTTGAATTAATAGAACAGTATAGTGAGGATATGCTGGATAAGGTGGAAAATATAGTGAAAAATAAAGAAGACTTTAAACTATTGCCTTTAGATAATGTAAAAATAAAAGCTCCTATACCTTATCCTAAAAGAAATGTCTTGTGTTTGGGAAAAAATTATGTTGAGCATGCAAGAGAAATAAAAATAACTAGAATTGCTGGCACTGGAATACCTGAAGAACCTATATATTTTACAAAAATGGTAGCACCGGCTATAGGAAATGAAGATGAAATAAAATTTTCATACGAAGTAACAAAACAGGTTGATTATGAAGTAGAACTTGCAATTATAATAGGAAAAGACGGGATAAATATAAAAAAAGAAGACGCTGAAGAACATATTTTTGGATATACTATAGTTAATGATGTGTCTGCTAGAGATTTGCAGGGTAAGCATAAACAATGGTTTAAGGGTAAGAGTTTAGATACTTTTTGTCCTATGGGACCTTATATAGTACATAAAAAGGATATTCCATTTCCTGTAGAATTAAATATTAAATGTAGCATTAATGGAGAATTAAGGCAGAATTCAAATACTAAAAATCTAATATTTGATATTCCGTATATTATAAGTGATTTATCAAAAGGAATGACATTAAAGTCAGGAGATATTATATGTACTGGTACTCCAAGTGGTGTAGGACTGGGATTTGAGCCTATAAAAGTATTAAAAAATGGTGATACAATAGAGTGCTCCATTGAGAAAATAGGGAAATTAGTTAATAAGGTGAAAGTTATTTAA
- a CDS encoding ACT domain-containing protein, with translation MKGIITVVGKDKVGIVAGISSELLHLNINILDVTQTIMEEFFTMIMLVDLSKANVSFDKTKEALLSKGKELGVDVKIQREEIFNSMHTL, from the coding sequence ATGAAAGGTATTATTACTGTAGTTGGAAAAGATAAGGTAGGTATTGTAGCAGGTATAAGCAGTGAGCTTTTACATCTAAATATAAATATTTTAGATGTTACTCAGACTATTATGGAAGAGTTTTTTACAATGATAATGTTAGTAGATCTGTCCAAAGCTAATGTGTCTTTTGACAAAACCAAAGAAGCTCTTTTATCAAAAGGAAAAGAATTAGGTGTAGACGTAAAAATTCAAAGAGAAGAAATTTTTAATTCAATGCATACACTTTAG
- a CDS encoding PFL family protein translates to MNVNNVLETIKMIEEEKLDIRTITMGISLLDCCDSDGEKSRIKIYDKVTKCAENLVKVGKQIENEFGIPIVNKRVSVTPISMVAGCSSDTDYVKYAETLDKAANTLGIDFIGGFSALVHKGYTKGDRILIQSIPEALSRTKLVCSSVNVGSTRCGINMDAVREMGIIVKKTAELTKDSAGLGCAKLVVFANAVEDNPFMAGAFHGVGEADTIINVGVSGPGVVKRALEKVKGESFDVVAETIKKTAFKITRMGQLVAKEASNRLNVPFGIVDLSLAPTPAIGDSVAHILEELGLESCGTHGTTAALALLNDAVKKGGVMACSHVGGLSGAFIPVSEDAGMIDAVNKGSLNIEKLEAMTCVCSVGLDMIAIPGDTSSSTISAIIADEAAIGMINNKTTAVRVIPAPGTKIGDVVEFGGLLGHAPVMAVSKFSSEAFVARGGRIPAPIHSFKN, encoded by the coding sequence ATGAATGTGAACAATGTATTAGAAACTATAAAGATGATAGAAGAAGAAAAATTAGATATTCGTACTATAACTATGGGAATATCACTTCTAGATTGCTGCGATTCTGATGGAGAAAAATCTAGAATTAAAATATATGATAAAGTAACTAAATGTGCTGAAAACTTGGTAAAAGTAGGTAAACAAATAGAAAATGAATTTGGCATTCCTATTGTAAATAAAAGAGTTTCTGTAACTCCTATTTCAATGGTTGCAGGTTGCTCAAGTGATACAGATTATGTTAAGTATGCTGAAACACTTGATAAAGCCGCTAATACTTTAGGTATAGATTTTATTGGTGGTTTTTCAGCTTTAGTACATAAGGGCTATACCAAAGGTGATAGAATATTAATTCAATCTATTCCTGAAGCCTTAAGCCGTACAAAGCTTGTATGTTCCTCTGTTAATGTCGGTTCTACTAGATGTGGAATAAACATGGATGCTGTAAGAGAAATGGGGATTATAGTTAAAAAAACTGCAGAACTTACAAAGGATTCAGCAGGATTAGGATGTGCTAAATTAGTAGTATTTGCAAATGCTGTTGAGGACAATCCTTTTATGGCTGGTGCTTTCCATGGTGTTGGAGAAGCTGACACTATAATAAACGTTGGCGTAAGCGGACCTGGAGTTGTAAAAAGAGCTTTGGAAAAGGTAAAAGGAGAAAGCTTTGACGTAGTCGCTGAAACTATAAAGAAGACTGCTTTCAAAATCACAAGAATGGGTCAACTAGTAGCAAAGGAGGCTTCTAATAGATTAAATGTTCCTTTTGGAATTGTAGATTTATCCTTAGCACCTACCCCTGCAATTGGTGATAGTGTAGCTCATATACTTGAAGAACTTGGACTTGAAAGTTGTGGAACTCATGGAACCACAGCAGCACTTGCTCTATTAAACGATGCTGTAAAAAAAGGCGGTGTAATGGCATGCAGTCATGTTGGAGGTCTTAGTGGTGCTTTCATACCTGTTAGTGAAGATGCTGGTATGATAGATGCTGTTAACAAGGGCTCCTTAAACATAGAAAAACTAGAAGCAATGACTTGTGTATGTTCTGTTGGACTTGATATGATTGCTATTCCTGGAGACACTTCTTCATCAACAATTTCAGCTATAATTGCAGATGAAGCAGCTATTGGTATGATAAATAATAAAACAACTGCTGTAAGGGTTATTCCTGCTCCTGGAACAAAAATAGGTGATGTAGTTGAATTTGGTGGACTTCTAGGCCATGCTCCTGTTATGGCAGTAAGCAAATTTTCTAGTGAAGCATTTGTAGCTAGAGGTGGTAGAATTCCAGCTCCTATCCATAGTTTTAAAAACTAA
- a CDS encoding DUF3298 and DUF4163 domain-containing protein, with amino-acid sequence MYNLCPFYCPFNNCMRIPNNITIDSQQINSTGKYIKEDLKIPVLKSIKNKHTENQINNSIKSDIMEFKNQMEESANEYGIKAEKSGKKFIPFIISTNYSMTYNKNNIASITIFYYEFINGKHSYIKTSYNFDLSSGKTLSLRDLFKQGVSYKQIINREIKKYLIQNKNLYLPSTVTNFKGISDDQPFYLDSENIVIYLGFNEIAPNISDIPVIKVPFSTLKNYIKPIFLN; translated from the coding sequence TTGTATAATTTATGTCCATTTTATTGTCCATTCAATAATTGTATGCGCATTCCAAACAATATTACAATAGATTCACAGCAAATAAATTCTACGGGGAAATATATTAAAGAAGATTTAAAAATACCAGTATTAAAAAGTATAAAAAATAAACATACAGAAAATCAAATTAACAATTCAATTAAAAGTGATATTATGGAGTTTAAAAATCAGATGGAAGAATCCGCTAACGAATATGGTATAAAAGCTGAAAAAAGTGGTAAAAAATTCATTCCTTTTATTATTTCTACCAACTACAGCATGACTTATAATAAAAATAATATTGCAAGCATTACTATTTTTTATTATGAATTTATTAATGGGAAACATTCATATATTAAAACTTCTTACAATTTTGACTTAAGTTCAGGAAAAACATTATCTCTAAGGGATTTATTCAAGCAAGGAGTTTCTTATAAACAAATCATAAATAGAGAAATAAAAAAATATTTAATTCAAAATAAAAACCTATATCTTCCTAGTACTGTTACTAATTTTAAAGGTATCTCAGATGACCAGCCTTTTTATTTGGACAGCGAAAATATTGTGATATACTTAGGTTTCAATGAAATTGCACCTAATATATCAGATATACCTGTAATTAAAGTTCCTTTTAGTACTTTAAAAAATTATATAAAACCTATCTTTTTAAATTGA
- the pdaA gene encoding delta-lactam-biosynthetic de-N-acetylase, giving the protein MRILSTVLASMLTINSLTGINLSKNASNFYSKDPNMYAESIYENKRHSLLDIPRFFKNAISHSENGLSTKEYNWYFQPRKDKNPPLPPKETSSFLPKYSCYHLGDTSKKVLYLTFDEGYENGYTGPILDVLKKHKVKAAFFVVKPYINSNEDLIKRMVNEGHLVCNHSSHHLSMASITNTEKFNNEFSEVEEAFEKVTGGKKMPKYFRPPMGKYSELSLYNTKQLGYKTIFWSFAYMDWEINKQPSHEFAKKRIMDKTHNGAIVLLHAVSKTNAEILDNVITEWKNQGYELKSLNELPN; this is encoded by the coding sequence ATGCGTATATTAAGTACTGTTCTTGCATCAATGCTTACTATTAATAGCTTAACTGGAATTAATTTAAGTAAAAATGCAAGCAATTTTTATTCAAAAGATCCTAATATGTATGCTGAATCAATTTATGAAAATAAAAGACACTCATTATTGGATATACCAAGATTTTTTAAAAATGCTATTAGCCATTCTGAAAATGGTCTTAGCACTAAAGAATATAATTGGTATTTCCAACCACGTAAAGATAAAAATCCACCACTGCCTCCTAAGGAAACATCAAGTTTTTTACCTAAATACTCCTGCTATCATTTAGGAGATACCTCAAAAAAAGTTTTGTACTTAACCTTTGATGAGGGTTACGAGAATGGATATACAGGGCCTATTTTAGATGTGCTAAAAAAGCATAAAGTAAAAGCAGCATTTTTTGTTGTTAAACCTTATATTAATTCTAATGAAGATTTAATTAAAAGGATGGTCAATGAAGGTCATCTAGTCTGTAATCACAGTTCACATCACCTTTCCATGGCTTCTATAACAAATACTGAAAAATTCAACAATGAATTTTCTGAAGTAGAAGAAGCTTTTGAAAAAGTCACTGGTGGCAAAAAAATGCCAAAATATTTTAGACCACCTATGGGAAAGTACAGCGAGTTATCACTATATAATACAAAACAACTTGGTTATAAAACTATATTTTGGAGCTTTGCTTATATGGATTGGGAAATCAATAAACAACCTTCTCATGAATTTGCAAAAAAACGTATAATGGATAAAACCCATAATGGTGCTATCGTGCTATTACATGCAGTTTCAAAAACTAATGCCGAAATATTAGACAATGTAATTACAGAATGGAAAAATCAAGGATATGAACTTAAAAGCTTAAATGAATTACCAAATTAA
- the hisC gene encoding histidinol-phosphate transaminase gives MLKKLFRKEVYAAKAYVPGKPIEDLKRELNINKIEKLASNENPLGPSPKAMEYIEKEIKNINMYPDSAAIKLREKLSEKHGVKIENIVVGSGGEELIKNIAETFINPGDEVMIATPTFGKYATDVSFLGGVVVNIPLNKEYKQDVEKIIESVNEKTKLIFICNPNNPTGNIMTKSEQEYLIKNLPQDVVVVFDEAYYDYAIKNDEYPETLNVLKERPNTIILRTFSKVAGIAAVRLGYLLTSQEICEAMYKIKLTFSVNRLAQAAALGALEDKEHIDKTVELNYKSLALMEEYFDKNKFEYIKSNANFIFVNVNMDSKIVFQKLLEKGVIIRGGFLWGWNNWIRVSTGTIDQTKIFIDRLEELVKN, from the coding sequence ATGTTAAAAAAGTTATTTAGAAAAGAAGTATACGCAGCCAAGGCTTATGTTCCAGGAAAGCCAATTGAAGATTTAAAAAGAGAATTAAATATAAATAAAATTGAAAAGTTAGCATCAAATGAAAATCCACTAGGACCATCACCTAAGGCAATGGAGTACATTGAAAAGGAAATTAAAAATATTAATATGTATCCTGACTCTGCTGCAATAAAATTAAGAGAAAAATTATCAGAAAAACATGGTGTTAAAATTGAAAATATTGTAGTTGGAAGTGGTGGAGAAGAACTTATAAAAAATATTGCAGAAACTTTTATAAATCCTGGTGATGAAGTAATGATAGCTACTCCTACTTTTGGTAAATATGCTACAGATGTATCCTTTTTAGGAGGAGTTGTGGTTAATATTCCCCTTAATAAAGAGTACAAACAGGATGTTGAAAAGATTATTGAAAGTGTTAATGAAAAAACTAAATTAATATTTATATGTAATCCTAATAATCCTACTGGAAATATAATGACTAAATCAGAACAGGAGTATTTAATAAAAAATTTACCACAGGATGTAGTCGTTGTGTTTGATGAAGCTTATTATGATTATGCTATAAAAAATGATGAATATCCTGAAACTTTAAATGTATTAAAAGAAAGACCTAATACCATAATTTTGAGGACATTTTCCAAAGTGGCAGGAATAGCTGCTGTAAGATTAGGATATCTTTTAACATCACAAGAAATCTGTGAAGCTATGTATAAAATAAAATTAACTTTCAGTGTAAATAGACTTGCTCAAGCAGCAGCTTTAGGAGCACTTGAGGATAAAGAACACATAGATAAAACAGTAGAATTGAATTATAAATCTTTAGCTTTAATGGAAGAATATTTTGATAAAAATAAATTTGAATATATAAAATCAAATGCAAATTTTATTTTTGTCAATGTAAATATGGACTCAAAGATAGTGTTTCAAAAGCTATTAGAAAAAGGAGTAATAATAAGAGGCGGATTTTTATGGGGTTGGAATAATTGGATTAGAGTAAGTACAGGGACTATAGATCAAACTAAAATATTTATAGATAGATTAGAAGAATTAGTTAAAAATTGA
- the buk gene encoding butyrate kinase, whose translation MYKILAINPGSTSTKIAIYADTEELFKTSIEHSSEEVKKYENIADQYAMRYEAIMKFLKEVNFDVKDLSAVVGRGGILPPVKSGAYRVNDSMVERLSKRPVVEHASNLGAIISYAIAKPLNIPAFIYDSVAVDEFEDIARISGLADIKRESFIHALNMRAAAIKTAKKLGKPYEQCNLVVAHLGGGISLTVHKGGKMIDAVTDEEGPFSPERSGRVPCKRLIEMCYKNDERTMKKKIRGDGGLISYLGTNSALDVEKRIENGDAEAKLVYEAMAYQIAKSIGELATVVKGKVDAVVITGGIAYSKMMTEWVKERVEFIAPVEILPGENELESLALGALRVIKGEEKAHEYDLD comes from the coding sequence ATGTACAAAATACTAGCAATAAATCCAGGTTCAACTTCAACTAAAATAGCTATTTATGCTGACACAGAGGAATTATTTAAAACCAGTATAGAACATTCTAGCGAAGAAGTGAAAAAATATGAAAACATAGCTGACCAATATGCTATGAGATATGAAGCTATAATGAAATTTTTAAAAGAAGTAAATTTTGATGTTAAAGATTTATCTGCAGTAGTTGGAAGAGGAGGAATTTTGCCTCCAGTTAAATCAGGAGCTTACAGAGTAAACGATTCTATGGTAGAAAGACTTTCTAAAAGACCTGTAGTAGAGCATGCTTCAAATTTAGGAGCTATAATTTCATATGCAATAGCAAAACCTTTAAATATACCAGCTTTCATATATGATTCTGTAGCTGTAGATGAATTTGAGGATATTGCAAGAATATCAGGGCTTGCAGATATAAAAAGAGAGAGTTTTATTCATGCTTTGAATATGAGAGCTGCAGCAATAAAAACAGCAAAAAAACTAGGTAAACCTTATGAACAATGTAATTTAGTTGTTGCTCATTTAGGAGGTGGAATATCTCTTACTGTACATAAAGGTGGAAAAATGATAGATGCTGTTACTGATGAAGAAGGACCATTTTCACCAGAAAGATCAGGTAGAGTACCTTGTAAGCGCTTAATAGAAATGTGTTATAAAAATGATGAACGCACAATGAAAAAGAAAATAAGAGGAGATGGTGGATTAATCTCCTATTTAGGAACTAATAGTGCATTGGATGTGGAAAAAAGAATTGAAAATGGAGATGCTGAAGCTAAATTAGTTTATGAAGCTATGGCATATCAAATTGCAAAATCGATAGGAGAACTTGCAACTGTGGTAAAAGGAAAGGTTGATGCAGTAGTAATTACAGGAGGAATTGCCTATTCAAAAATGATGACAGAATGGGTAAAAGAAAGAGTAGAATTTATAGCACCTGTAGAAATATTGCCAGGAGAAAATGAATTGGAATCACTTGCATTAGGTGCACTTAGAGTTATAAAAGGAGAAGAAAAGGCACATGAATATGATTTAGATTAA